A section of the Clostridium felsineum DSM 794 genome encodes:
- a CDS encoding non-ribosomal peptide synthetase, which translates to MDLIQNFIFEQLSSKKISREKAKQMLLQLMNYKNNSYLHDIAIIGVGMKVGVANNKYEFWRKLKSGSSLIIDFPSKRIEEQGLELSSDKYNKGGYMKEIDGFDAEFFRISPKEAKLMDPIQRLFLETAWEAIEDSGYGGNEIYGSRTGVFVGRDHTNESNYRHLSEENDPLILTGSWTSILASRISYIYNFRGPSIVIDTACSSGLVSIHMACQSLRNEECELAIAGGVNILFSPTQNNDKNMMGMIESKSGIVRTFDRRADGTLWGEGINALVLKPLKKAIEDNDNIYSIIKGSAINNDGASNGLTAPNAEAQEDVILRAWKDANINPDKISYVEAHGTGTKLGDPIEINALTNAFNKFTKRKQFCGIGSVKTNIGHLVGASGTTSLIKVILALKNKKIPPIINFTEINPYINFCNSPFYVNNTLSEWDKGEYPRIAAINCFGLSGTNCHIVLQEAPENIDSNTDNNNEYRIMTISGKSKSSLKAIIKKYYDFFVERRDINFTDVCYTTNIGRGHYNYRLAIIAKTIEDLIKVLKNILDVGKDKNAYYGENNSSNNMAYLAKSEVKVKDLEKKLSSAAEEKVRESIKSNNENMDLITEICKLYVEGANIDWKLFYNTKKAKRISLPTYAFTHKRYWIDSKSIKKSNGIKLHNCESVKNFDTNKLKIIGLDKVNDNGLYKKIAEIWMDALELSQVDIYRSFYELGGDSIIAYNIIGRVNKSLDIDVNVASLFRNSSIYEFSKYLENNFKVKSKKNKLSVIKHVEDKSIYKVSSSQKGLLILNQFYNMNISYNIPIILKILGDIKIDKIEEVFRKLINRHESLRTSFDFQQGEYVQVIHKNVDFSVEVIKANTSNIKNIIKRVICEFDLSQAPLFRVSMIELNTKEHIMVMDLHHIIADDTSCNIIINEFIKLYEGKSIPQLNLQYRDYSEWYNKLLSDGYFKNQEKYWIDNLSGDLPILNLPTDYPRPQKQSFEGNIVKGKIEMNLTEKIKKFSKENNYTLYIVLLAAYNILLYKYTSQEDIIVGSPTLGRNCEEVSGLVGMFVNTLILRNYPKSSKRIIDFIDEVKDNTLNSITNQDYSFNEIVNKLDIKRELNKNPIFDVMFVLQTFDAKGFDLGDLRFEPYEIEENISKFDLTLSAVENSECIKVKFRYNTKIFKKETIKRMYKHFITILDAITENPQTKLADIYILDEMEEKELISFNSTYEEYDKNKSIYHLFKAEAEKHPNNIAVTCGDDKFSYAELNRQIDNLSSYLKDIAKVQIGDFIGIRMMPTQKLIVAMLAVIKIGAIYVPIDREFPQKRVNFIIKDGKINLLLTDKITNNSGIEVESLIIDEIITKREENYKYAEEILQNNSPIYVIYTSGTTGKPKGVAIKNQSLVNYVLWFSRKFNISNHDKAVLLSSYAFDLGYTVIYSSIINGSELHLVSKDIYSEAEKVLAYIYLYKITYIKITPSMFNMIINSHLFFQKRYLESLRLIVLGGEMISSNDVKKFKETYPKVNIVNHYGPTESTIGAIFHSIDFTKFNEFEKNPVIGKPINNTKVLILDRNLLPAPIGVYGEIHLSGDGLALGYINNDSLNKDKFITSKLLKKKFGVDVLYKTGDIGKYLDNGDIKLLGRSDSQVKIRGYRVDLQEVRNAILTYIGIKEVLVLSGMDEDNVAFLYAYFIAEKEVKISDLRNFLMATLPLYMIPSYFIQVKNIKLNANGKVDKSMLPDPLESLKVSQEYESPKNEIEKRLLEIWKDVLRTDKIGVCDDFFGYGGQSLKANTLFSRVYKEFNISIPLRQIFETPTVRGLAEYITNCNKFIYTHINLQPQKPYYPLSSAQKRIFIINEIMDTGISYNMPMVMSVNGNFKFKRAQEAMDELVNRHEMLRTSFEFKNGEPVQIVNNDLQFCLVYKEIKESEIDNEINKFIKPFKLNKAPLIRAGFLKVEENRSIFIIDMHHIVADGISRKIIQNEFFEIYEKKQLPQLSVQYKDFAVWQNSMLKSEQIQKQEQYWIDIFKNELVPLKLPLDYPRSTFQNFIGDRVTVEVDELICSQIRKFASDTNTSLFVVLLAMFNILISKYSNQDDIVIGTPVAGREHPEINNVVGMFVNMLPIRSYLDDKQSFMDFFNGIKNNVKNALMSQDYQFEMLVEKLNKKRDFSRNPIFDVCFVISNKDNNEMKISDKFNVHFHEYGLKVSKFDILLHAMEIDNGLRFSFEYSTSLFKKDTIERMAKNYVEIIKQILANSDICIKDIQIFYNYMAAQIFDVDDGDFKL; encoded by the coding sequence ATGGACTTAATACAAAATTTTATATTTGAGCAGCTTTCTAGTAAAAAGATTTCAAGAGAAAAGGCAAAACAAATGTTGCTGCAATTAATGAATTATAAGAATAATTCATATTTGCATGATATTGCCATAATTGGTGTTGGAATGAAGGTTGGAGTTGCTAATAATAAATATGAATTTTGGAGAAAATTAAAATCCGGATCAAGTCTTATAATAGACTTTCCAAGTAAAAGAATAGAAGAACAAGGTTTAGAACTATCAAGTGATAAATATAACAAAGGTGGATATATGAAAGAAATAGATGGTTTTGATGCTGAATTCTTTAGAATATCACCTAAAGAGGCTAAATTGATGGATCCTATTCAAAGATTATTTTTGGAAACTGCATGGGAAGCTATAGAAGATTCGGGGTATGGTGGAAATGAGATTTATGGAAGTAGGACTGGTGTTTTTGTTGGAAGAGATCATACAAATGAATCTAATTATAGACACTTATCAGAGGAAAATGATCCGTTAATCTTAACTGGTTCATGGACAAGCATACTTGCAAGTAGAATTTCGTATATATATAATTTTCGCGGGCCAAGTATTGTTATAGATACTGCTTGTTCTTCAGGGCTAGTTTCAATTCATATGGCATGTCAATCGCTACGAAATGAAGAATGTGAATTGGCCATAGCAGGAGGAGTTAATATACTTTTTTCTCCTACACAAAATAATGATAAAAACATGATGGGAATGATTGAATCAAAATCTGGAATTGTAAGGACATTTGATAGAAGAGCTGATGGAACATTATGGGGAGAAGGAATTAATGCATTAGTTTTAAAACCATTAAAAAAAGCAATAGAGGATAATGATAACATTTATTCTATAATTAAAGGAAGTGCAATAAACAATGATGGTGCATCTAATGGTTTAACTGCACCTAATGCAGAAGCACAAGAAGATGTTATTTTAAGGGCTTGGAAGGATGCAAATATTAATCCAGATAAAATATCATATGTAGAAGCACATGGAACAGGTACAAAATTAGGAGATCCAATTGAGATAAATGCACTAACAAATGCATTTAATAAATTTACAAAAAGGAAACAATTTTGTGGTATTGGATCTGTGAAGACAAATATAGGTCATTTAGTTGGTGCATCAGGAACGACTTCGTTAATAAAAGTCATTTTGGCATTAAAAAATAAAAAAATTCCGCCTATTATTAATTTTACAGAGATCAATCCATATATTAATTTTTGCAATTCTCCATTTTATGTAAATAATACTTTGAGCGAATGGGATAAAGGTGAATATCCTAGGATTGCTGCAATTAATTGTTTTGGGCTTAGTGGAACAAACTGCCATATAGTTTTGCAAGAAGCTCCTGAGAATATAGATAGTAATACTGATAATAATAATGAATATAGGATAATGACTATTTCTGGGAAAAGTAAATCATCACTAAAAGCGATTATTAAGAAATACTATGACTTTTTTGTAGAAAGAAGAGATATTAATTTTACAGATGTGTGCTATACAACAAATATTGGTAGAGGGCACTATAATTATAGATTAGCTATTATAGCTAAAACTATAGAGGATTTGATTAAGGTATTAAAAAATATTTTAGATGTAGGAAAAGATAAAAATGCTTATTATGGTGAAAATAATTCAAGTAATAATATGGCCTATTTAGCAAAGTCAGAAGTAAAAGTAAAAGATTTAGAAAAAAAACTTTCTAGTGCTGCTGAAGAAAAAGTGAGAGAATCAATAAAAAGCAATAATGAAAATATGGATTTGATAACAGAGATATGTAAATTATATGTGGAAGGTGCTAATATTGACTGGAAATTATTTTATAATACTAAAAAAGCTAAAAGAATTAGTTTGCCAACATATGCATTTACACATAAAAGATATTGGATTGATTCTAAAAGTATAAAAAAATCAAATGGAATTAAGCTTCATAATTGTGAAAGTGTAAAAAATTTTGATACCAATAAATTAAAAATAATTGGATTAGATAAAGTAAATGATAATGGATTGTATAAAAAAATAGCTGAAATTTGGATGGATGCTCTTGAGTTAAGCCAAGTTGACATTTATAGAAGTTTTTATGAACTAGGTGGAGATTCCATTATAGCGTATAACATTATAGGAAGAGTTAATAAAAGCTTAGATATTGATGTAAATGTGGCAAGTTTATTTAGAAATTCTAGTATATATGAGTTTTCTAAATATCTTGAAAATAACTTTAAAGTAAAGTCTAAGAAAAACAAATTATCAGTTATAAAACATGTTGAGGATAAAAGTATTTATAAAGTATCCTCTAGTCAAAAAGGGCTTCTTATATTAAATCAATTCTATAATATGAATATAAGTTACAATATACCAATAATTTTAAAAATACTTGGTGATATTAAAATTGACAAGATAGAAGAAGTTTTTAGAAAATTGATTAATAGACATGAAAGTTTAAGAACATCATTTGATTTTCAACAAGGCGAATATGTACAAGTTATTCATAAAAATGTTGATTTTTCAGTTGAAGTTATAAAGGCAAATACAAGCAATATAAAAAATATTATAAAGAGAGTTATTTGTGAGTTCGATTTAAGTCAAGCTCCTTTATTCAGAGTTTCAATGATAGAGTTAAATACCAAAGAACATATTATGGTAATGGATTTACATCATATTATTGCAGATGATACTTCTTGCAATATTATTATCAATGAATTTATAAAGTTATATGAAGGAAAAAGTATCCCACAATTGAATCTACAATATAGAGATTATTCTGAATGGTACAATAAATTGTTAAGTGACGGATATTTTAAAAATCAAGAAAAATATTGGATTGATAACCTATCTGGAGATTTACCTATATTAAATTTACCAACAGATTATCCAAGACCACAAAAGCAAAGTTTTGAAGGAAATATAGTTAAAGGCAAAATAGAAATGAATTTAACAGAAAAAATCAAAAAGTTCTCTAAAGAAAATAATTATACATTATATATTGTATTATTGGCAGCTTACAATATATTGTTATATAAGTATACATCTCAAGAAGATATAATTGTTGGTTCACCTACATTGGGGAGAAATTGTGAAGAAGTAAGTGGATTAGTAGGTATGTTTGTAAATACTTTGATTTTAAGAAATTATCCTAAATCATCAAAAAGAATTATTGATTTTATAGATGAAGTAAAAGATAATACACTAAATTCAATTACTAATCAAGATTACTCATTTAATGAAATAGTTAATAAATTGGATATTAAAAGAGAATTGAACAAAAATCCTATCTTTGATGTAATGTTTGTTTTACAGACATTTGATGCAAAGGGATTCGATTTAGGTGATCTAAGGTTTGAACCATATGAAATTGAGGAAAATATATCTAAATTTGATTTGACACTTAGTGCAGTTGAAAATAGTGAATGTATAAAAGTTAAGTTTAGGTATAATACCAAAATATTTAAAAAAGAAACCATAAAAAGAATGTATAAACACTTTATAACTATTTTAGATGCAATAACAGAAAATCCACAAACCAAGTTAGCTGATATTTATATTCTCGATGAAATGGAGGAAAAGGAACTTATTAGCTTTAATAGTACTTATGAAGAGTATGATAAAAATAAGAGTATTTATCATTTATTTAAAGCAGAAGCAGAAAAACATCCTAATAATATAGCGGTAACATGTGGAGATGATAAATTTTCATACGCAGAATTAAATAGACAAATTGATAATTTATCAAGTTATTTGAAAGATATTGCTAAAGTTCAAATAGGAGATTTTATAGGAATACGTATGATGCCAACACAAAAACTTATAGTAGCAATGCTTGCTGTAATTAAGATTGGCGCAATATATGTTCCTATTGATAGGGAGTTCCCGCAAAAGAGGGTTAATTTTATTATTAAAGATGGCAAAATAAATTTGTTACTAACAGATAAAATAACAAATAATTCAGGTATTGAAGTAGAATCTTTAATAATAGATGAGATTATTACAAAAAGGGAAGAAAATTATAAATATGCAGAAGAAATTTTACAAAATAATTCACCTATATATGTAATTTATACATCAGGAACTACAGGAAAACCTAAGGGAGTTGCTATTAAAAATCAAAGCCTTGTGAATTATGTTTTATGGTTTAGTAGAAAATTTAATATATCTAATCATGATAAGGCAGTTCTGCTATCTTCTTATGCCTTTGATCTTGGATATACAGTAATTTATTCATCAATAATAAATGGTTCAGAGCTTCATTTAGTTTCTAAAGATATTTATTCAGAGGCTGAAAAAGTGTTAGCTTATATTTATTTATATAAAATAACCTATATAAAGATAACGCCATCAATGTTTAACATGATTATAAATTCACATTTGTTTTTCCAAAAAAGATATTTAGAGTCACTAAGATTAATTGTTTTAGGTGGTGAAATGATTTCGTCAAATGATGTGAAGAAATTTAAAGAAACTTATCCAAAAGTGAATATAGTAAATCACTATGGACCTACTGAATCTACTATAGGAGCAATATTTCACTCAATAGATTTTACTAAGTTTAATGAGTTTGAAAAAAACCCTGTAATAGGTAAACCTATTAATAATACCAAGGTACTTATTTTGGATAGGAATCTTCTACCAGCTCCAATAGGAGTATATGGTGAAATTCATTTATCAGGTGATGGATTGGCTTTAGGATATATTAATAATGATAGTTTAAATAAAGATAAATTTATCACTAGTAAATTATTAAAGAAAAAATTTGGAGTAGATGTATTATACAAAACCGGAGATATAGGAAAATATCTTGATAATGGAGATATTAAATTACTTGGTAGATCTGATAGTCAAGTCAAAATACGAGGATACCGTGTAGATCTTCAAGAAGTAAGAAATGCTATATTAACTTATATTGGAATTAAGGAAGTTTTAGTTTTAAGTGGTATGGATGAAGATAATGTTGCTTTTTTATATGCATATTTTATAGCTGAAAAAGAAGTAAAGATTTCGGATTTGAGAAATTTTTTGATGGCCACATTACCACTATATATGATTCCATCATATTTTATACAGGTTAAAAATATTAAATTAAATGCAAATGGAAAAGTTGATAAAAGTATGTTGCCAGATCCATTAGAAAGCCTTAAAGTTTCCCAAGAGTATGAAAGTCCTAAAAATGAAATTGAGAAGAGATTATTAGAAATATGGAAGGATGTACTTAGAACTGACAAAATTGGTGTTTGCGATGATTTCTTTGGATATGGAGGACAATCTTTGAAAGCAAATACTCTTTTCTCAAGAGTTTATAAAGAATTTAATATAAGTATACCTTTACGTCAAATATTTGAAACTCCAACAGTAAGAGGGCTAGCAGAATATATTACTAATTGTAATAAATTCATTTATACGCATATAAATTTACAGCCACAAAAACCATATTATCCTTTATCTTCTGCACAAAAGAGAATATTTATTATTAATGAAATTATGGATACAGGTATTAGTTATAATATGCCTATGGTTATGTCTGTAAATGGTAATTTTAAATTTAAAAGAGCTCAAGAGGCTATGGATGAATTAGTTAATAGGCATGAAATGCTAAGAACATCATTTGAATTTAAAAATGGAGAACCAGTTCAAATAGTAAATAATGATTTACAATTTTGTTTAGTATATAAAGAAATAAAAGAATCAGAGATTGATAATGAAATAAACAAGTTTATAAAACCATTTAAACTTAATAAGGCACCATTAATTAGAGCAGGGTTCTTAAAAGTAGAAGAAAATAGAAGTATTTTTATAATTGATATGCATCATATAGTAGCAGATGGTATATCAAGGAAGATTATACAGAATGAATTTTTTGAAATATACGAAAAAAAACAATTGCCGCAATTGTCTGTACAATATAAAGATTTTGCTGTATGGCAAAATAGTATGCTTAAATCAGAACAAATACAAAAACAAGAACAATATTGGATAGATATATTTAAAAATGAATTAGTACCACTAAAATTGCCACTAGATTATCCTAGAAGTACATTCCAGAACTTTATAGGAGATAGAGTGACTGTTGAGGTAGATGAGTTAATATGCTCTCAAATAAGAAAATTTGCGTCTGACACTAATACATCTTTATTTGTAGTATTATTGGCTATGTTTAATATATTAATTTCAAAATACTCAAATCAAGATGATATTGTAATTGGTACCCCAGTAGCAGGTAGAGAGCATCCTGAAATTAATAATGTAGTTGGAATGTTTGTTAATATGCTGCCAATTAGGAGCTATTTGGATGATAAACAATCATTTATGGATTTTTTTAATGGCATAAAAAATAATGTTAAGAATGCACTTATGTCACAAGATTATCAATTTGAAATGCTTGTAGAAAAGTTGAATAAAAAAAGAGACTTTAGCAGAAATCCAATATTTGATGTATGCTTTGTAATTTCTAATAAAGATAATAATGAAATGAAAATTAGCGATAAGTTTAACGTACATTTTCATGAGTATGGATTAAAAGTCTCTAAGTTTGATATTTTACTTCATGCCATGGAAATTGATAATGGACTAAGGTTTTCTTTTGAATATTCAACTAGTTTATTTAAAAAAGATACTATAGAAAGAATGGCTAAAAATTATGTGGAAATAATTAAGCAAATTTTAGCTAACTCAGATATATGTATAAAAGACATACAAATATTTTATAACTATATGGCGGCACAAATATTTGATGTTGATGATGGTGATTTTAAATTATAG
- a CDS encoding B12-binding domain-containing radical SAM protein, producing MNETRKNLDEKILLVLLPFWTPLIPPLGISCLKGYLEKNGYKVTTNDANVKNEFTDIYHKYFNVLRNAIPEDKRGNFYNIGHNVLQNHMMVYINCDKDFEILKTTKTLIKEYYFTIVDEEVLNTLNGFINEFFKKMEVYIGQLIDENKPSIVGLSVFTGTLAPSLFTFRLIKNKWPNIRTIMGGGIFSDHLRIDSPNFKAFMKQSDCIDNIIVGEGEVLFLKLLKGEFPKDQKVISLKDINNNVYDIKHAELPDFSDLNLDDYIQLSAYTSRSCPFQCNFCSETVQWGRYRKKDAKFVVSELMQLHNKYKTQIFLMGDSLLNPIVSDLASEMSKQDISIYWDGYLRADKEVCSIENTLNWRRGGYYRARLGIESGSQRVLNLMGKRITTEQIKKAISSLAYAGIKTTTYWVVGYPGETEEDFQMTLDLIKELKNDLYTAECNPYNYFISGQVGSDKLALKGISPLFNEEMANNMLNQVWVVNGNPSRREIYSRVSRFVKHCNELGIPTPYSLKEVYNADERWKKLQINAVPSIVEFKNSKELIREDRQIKDLNCAKYDFSEDGDFNFI from the coding sequence ATGAATGAAACAAGAAAAAATTTAGATGAAAAAATTTTATTGGTGTTATTGCCATTTTGGACGCCACTTATTCCACCTTTAGGTATTTCATGCCTTAAGGGTTATTTGGAGAAAAATGGGTACAAGGTCACTACTAATGATGCAAATGTAAAAAATGAATTTACTGATATTTATCACAAATACTTTAATGTATTAAGAAATGCTATTCCAGAAGACAAAAGAGGAAATTTCTATAATATTGGACATAATGTATTACAAAATCATATGATGGTTTATATAAATTGTGATAAGGATTTTGAAATACTTAAAACTACTAAAACCTTGATAAAGGAATATTATTTTACAATAGTGGATGAAGAAGTACTTAATACTTTAAATGGATTCATTAATGAGTTTTTCAAGAAAATGGAAGTGTATATTGGACAACTTATAGATGAAAATAAACCATCCATAGTTGGATTATCAGTATTTACTGGAACATTGGCACCATCATTATTTACCTTCAGATTAATTAAAAACAAATGGCCTAATATTAGAACTATTATGGGAGGCGGTATATTCTCTGATCATCTTAGAATTGATTCTCCTAATTTTAAAGCTTTCATGAAGCAATCAGATTGTATAGATAATATTATTGTAGGAGAAGGGGAAGTTTTGTTCCTTAAATTACTTAAGGGAGAATTTCCAAAAGATCAAAAAGTTATTTCTCTTAAAGATATTAATAATAATGTTTATGATATTAAGCATGCTGAATTACCTGATTTTTCAGATTTGAATCTAGATGATTACATTCAGTTATCTGCTTATACATCAAGAAGTTGTCCGTTCCAATGTAATTTTTGTTCGGAGACAGTTCAATGGGGTAGATATAGAAAGAAAGATGCTAAATTTGTTGTATCTGAGCTAATGCAATTACATAATAAATACAAAACTCAGATATTTTTAATGGGAGATTCTTTATTAAATCCTATAGTTTCAGACCTAGCTAGCGAAATGTCAAAGCAAGATATATCAATCTATTGGGATGGATATTTAAGGGCTGACAAAGAAGTTTGTAGTATTGAAAATACATTAAATTGGAGGAGAGGCGGATATTATAGGGCTAGACTTGGAATTGAAAGCGGTTCTCAAAGAGTTTTGAATTTAATGGGAAAGCGAATAACTACAGAACAAATTAAAAAGGCAATATCTAGTTTAGCATATGCAGGAATAAAGACTACGACTTATTGGGTTGTTGGGTATCCAGGTGAAACAGAAGAAGATTTCCAAATGACATTGGATTTGATAAAAGAGCTTAAAAATGATTTATATACAGCGGAATGTAATCCATATAATTACTTTATTTCTGGACAAGTAGGATCAGATAAGCTTGCACTTAAAGGAATAAGTCCATTGTTTAATGAGGAAATGGCAAATAATATGTTAAATCAAGTTTGGGTGGTTAATGGCAATCCATCAAGAAGAGAAATTTATTCAAGAGTATCAAGATTTGTTAAGCATTGTAATGAATTGGGTATTCCAACTCCATATAGTTTAAAAGAGGTATATAATGCTGACGAAAGATGGAAAAAGCTTCAGATAAATGCTGTTCCGTCAATTGTTGAATTTAAAAATTCTAAAGAACTTATAAGGGAAGATAGGCAAATAAAAGATTTGAATTGTGCAAAGTACGATTTTAGTGAGGATGGAGATTTTAATTTTATTTAA